The window ACGGCTCAAACGAGCCGGTGCTCGATGGACGCCATACGGGGCTGAAATGACCGCCAAAGCGCGAGCAGCCTGGTTGAGCGATGCTTGGTCTCCCACCACCGGCTGGCCCCTTGCTGCCTGATTCTACAACTTATGAGTGCTCCCTTTTCGGGCACAGATGCCCCACAGCGCCGAATTTGTGGTAAACTTGGGGTGTACGAAATTCTAACGAAAGGAGGCGCGCGATGGTCTACAAACTGCGACAGGCCTGCTCTTTGCATCGCGTTCGCGCGCCTGGAAGCGGATGGCTTAGCCCCCGCTGACGATCCTTTCCCCTGTCCATCCGGCCACAGCGCGCGCTGTGGCTTTTTTGTTGTTGGTGTACCGGGCGCGCGAGCCCGGGATTGGCGGGAGAGTAGCGGGCGCTGGGCAGCCCCTGCCCTGGTTGGGGGCACGCTCAGGCAGCCCTGCTTGTCGGGTTACCGCATCACAGAAGCAAACACGGAGCGCAAAAACATGACATACGCCCTTCGTCGCCACCCTCTTGACCTGCGCCGCGTGGTGGGCAAAAGCCGCCTCGCGGGGCTGTGGTACATGATGCGCGGCTATCGGTTGGCCTACGTTGGGGCGACGCTGGCCCTCGCGCTGGCGACCTTAGCGAAAACTGCCACCTATTTGCTGCTGCGCTATTTTGCCGATTTGCTGACGCACCAGGAAGCCCCTATCCTGGGGCGCACGCTTCCCCAAGCCTTTGCCTGGGTGGGGGTGGGCTTTGTGTTGTTGGCCCTGGGGCAGGGGCTGTTTTCTTTCCTCTCCGGGCGACTCTCGGCTTATACGGCCGAAGGCATTGCCCGCCGCCTGCGCGATTACCTGTTCGACCACATTCAGCGCCTGAGCGTGGCCTATCACACGCACGTTTCTACCGGCGATCTGGTCGAGCGCACCACTTCCGATGTCGATGCGGTGCGCCGTTTTTTTGCCGACCAGGCGATTGGAGCGGGGCGCGTGGTGCTGATTTTCGTCATCAACTTTCTCGCCATTTACCACCTCTACGCCAGGCTGGCCTGGATTTCGGTGCTGGCCGTGCCGTTTGTGCTGGTGCTTTCCCTGGTGTTCTTCCGGCGGGTTTCCCGCGCTTACGAAGCCTACCAGCAGCAGGAATCGCGCCTGACCACCACGTTGCAGGAAAACCTGAGCGGCGTGCGGGTGGTCAAAGCCTTTGCCCGACAAGATTATGAGAAGCGGAAGTTTGAGCGCGAGAACTGGCAAAAGTATGTGCTGGGGAAGCGCCTCACTTTCATGCACAGCCTCTTTTGGCCGATCTCTGACCTGGTGCTCGGCGCGCAGATTTTGGGCGGGTTCGTGTACGCCGCACTGCTCGCCATTCACGGCCAGATCACCGTGGGTACATACCTGGCTTACGCCGGGTTGGTTGGCTGGTTGGTGATGCCCATTCGGGGCCTGGGGCGGATGATCGTGCAGGGGTCCACCGGGCTGGTTTCCTATGGGCGCCTGGTGGACATTTTGAAGGAAGCCCCCGAGCCGCTGGAAGACGGCGACTTTGTGCCCGAAACGCCGCTGCGCGGCAAGGTGGTTTTCGAGCACGTCGGTTTTACTTACGAAGACGACACCGTGCCTGCGTTGGAAGACATTACCTTCCGTTGTGAGCCGGGGCAGGTGGTGGCTTTGCTGGGCTCGACGGGTTCGGGCAAAACCACGCTGGTCAACCTGTTGCCCCGCTTTCACGACTACACGGCCGGGCGCATTTTGCTCGACGGTGTGGAACTCAAACGTTACCCCAGGGCATGGTTGCGCCGCCAAATTGGCATTGTGGAGCAGGAGCCGTTTCTGTTTAGCCGCACGATTTGGGAAAACATTGCCTACGGGGCGGGGCGCGAGGTGACGCGGGCAGAAATCGAGGCCGCGGCGCGCACTGCCGCTATTCATGATGACATCATGGCCTTCCCCGACGGCTACGACACCCTGGTCGGCGAGCGGGGGGTGACGCTTTCCGGCGGGCAAAAGCAGCGCGTCGCCATCGCGCGCGCGCTGCTCAAAGCCCCCCGCATCCTGATTCTGGACGAAGCCACCGCCAGCGTAGACACCGAAACCGAAGCCGCCATTCGCGACGCCCTTGCCCGCCTGATGCAGGGCCGTACGACCTTTATCATTGCCCATCGCGTCCAGTCGGTCATGCACGCCGACCTGATTTTGGTGATGGATAAGGGCCGCATCGTCCAGCAGGGCACCCATGAGGCCCTCATGCAACAGGAAGGCATGTACCGGCAGATTTTCGAGATCCAGACGCGCATCGATGAGGAATTGCGGAAGGAACTCGCCAGGGTGTGAGCGGGTGCTGGCGCGCCGCGACGCCGCGGGCTTTCCCCCGCCTGAAACCGCCTGCTACCCGCACGCTCTCCATTGGAATGCCCAACACTGAAACACGGAGATTCCTATGCCAGACACCAGTTTTGAAGAAGAGGAATACACTTCTCAAATCACCATGCCTGTGGTGCGGCGCATTTTGGGGCTGTTGCGCCCTTATTGGCCGCAGACGCTGGCTTTTTTGGTTGCCATCGGGCTGACGTCGTGGATGGATTCCTACTTCACTTACATCAACAAAGGCATCATCGACCAGGGCATCGTCCGCCACGACATCCACGCCCTCTACCGCCTGGCGGTGCGCTACGGCATCGTCCAGGTGGCGCAGGCCGCGATGGTGTTCACGTTCAT is drawn from Chloroflexota bacterium and contains these coding sequences:
- a CDS encoding ABC transporter ATP-binding protein, coding for MTYALRRHPLDLRRVVGKSRLAGLWYMMRGYRLAYVGATLALALATLAKTATYLLLRYFADLLTHQEAPILGRTLPQAFAWVGVGFVLLALGQGLFSFLSGRLSAYTAEGIARRLRDYLFDHIQRLSVAYHTHVSTGDLVERTTSDVDAVRRFFADQAIGAGRVVLIFVINFLAIYHLYARLAWISVLAVPFVLVLSLVFFRRVSRAYEAYQQQESRLTTTLQENLSGVRVVKAFARQDYEKRKFERENWQKYVLGKRLTFMHSLFWPISDLVLGAQILGGFVYAALLAIHGQITVGTYLAYAGLVGWLVMPIRGLGRMIVQGSTGLVSYGRLVDILKEAPEPLEDGDFVPETPLRGKVVFEHVGFTYEDDTVPALEDITFRCEPGQVVALLGSTGSGKTTLVNLLPRFHDYTAGRILLDGVELKRYPRAWLRRQIGIVEQEPFLFSRTIWENIAYGAGREVTRAEIEAAARTAAIHDDIMAFPDGYDTLVGERGVTLSGGQKQRVAIARALLKAPRILILDEATASVDTETEAAIRDALARLMQGRTTFIIAHRVQSVMHADLILVMDKGRIVQQGTHEALMQQEGMYRQIFEIQTRIDEELRKELARV